The Flavobacterium johnsoniae genomic sequence TTAACTTTACTGTATCCCACAACAACAACTTCATCCATTTGTTGTCCAGATTCTTTCATTGTAACTTTTAAAGAAGAATTTCCTGCAGCAACTTCTTGTTCCTGCATTCCAAGAAATGAAAACACTAATATTGTCGAGGTGCTTGGAACTTCGATAGCAAAACTTCCGTCAATATCGGTTTGAACACCAGTTTTACTGCCTTTAATAACAACATTTACCCCAGGAATTGGAGTTCCTTTTTCGTCTACGACTTTCCCTTTTACTATTTTTTGAAATGCTAATAAACTGGTTTTGTTTAAAGCGATTTCACTAATCGGTGCTGCAGACGCCGCTTGAATGCTTAAAGACAACAATGAAAACAAAGCTGTTTTTAAGCTTTTTTCAAGTACTGAATGCATTCTTAAAGTGCTGGACTTTTTAGCGAATACTTTTTTCATACTCTGGTTAGGTTTTGGTTAATAATTGAGTTTTTGTTTAGTTGATTTTTTCTTTTCTAAAGATTAAAATTTTGGTTTTGTTGATGTTTTTGAATTCGTTTTTTTATCTAAAAATGATCAAAAATGAATGCAAATTTTATCGTCAAAATTCTAATTGTTCGACGAAACTAGAGATTAAAAAATTATAAAACAAGAAAAAACACAAAAAATGTGCTCGAACACACAAAATTTATGTTCTCGAGCACATAAAATTGTGCAATTGATTTTTTTGAGATAAAAAAGTTGAAGATATTTTAAAATAAAATGTAAAATAGACAGTTGTTAGATTTAATCGGATTCTTAGCGGGTTGTTTTCTTTTTTAAGGAATATAAAGTAGATTGGTTTTTTAGTAAGAATTTCGCAATTGTTGATTTGGAAACCTAAGAATTGATTAACTATTTTTAAAGTTTAAATCTGTGAGTTTTTTCTTTCTCTATTTTTTTATTCATGTTATAATAAAAAAAGCATTTAGATTTTTTGAAAAAGTTTGCCTTATATTAGCCTTTTTTAAATTAATAAAAAGATGTTTTTTTTGAAAGTAGAATAATTGCATTTTTTAAAGCGCTATTATTGATTTCGAAAATTAAAATAAAACCGAAAAAAATGAGTTCAGATTTAAAAGCCTACAAAGTCAATTTAGTTAAACAAAACGAAAACGTAAATATTGAAAACTTGGATTCTGATTTTTGGGAAAAAGCAAACTGTTTAACAGACTTTTGTTCGGCTTGGAAAACAGATCCATTTTCAAAAATTGAATTTAGAGCAAGATGGAATTCAGATTATTTATATTTTAATTTTCAAGTTTTTGATTCGGAAATTTATATCGACAGAAAAGACAATTCTACAGACAGTATTTGCAATTCAGATAGAGTGGAGCTTTTTTTTAGAAAAGATGAAAAAATGAGCCCGTATTATTGTTTAGAAATGGATGTTGATACTCGAATTCTGGATTTTGAAGCTTATCCGAATTGGAATTTCGATTACGATTGGAAATGGCCAAAAGGACATTTAGAAATTTATTCTTTTAAAAACGCCAATTCATTTACCGTTCAAGGAAAAATAAGCATGGCTTCGCTTAAAGAATTGGATTTAATTCAAAATAATATTATTGAAGTTGGAGTATATCGAGCCAAATTCTCAAAAAATGAAAACTTAGAATACGAACCAACATGGATTTCTTGGGTTAATCCTAAAACAGAACAACCAAATTTTCATATCGCATCTTCGTTCGGGAAATTTATTCTAGAAGATTAAATTCAAGAAAAAATTAGTAAAGGTAGAAATCGGCATTTTCGACATTAATAATGTCAATTGGTAATAAAATTGTCTCCGGAATTTCTTTGCTGTACAAGAAATGTTCTGCCAATGTGCTTACGCCTAAATATGCTTGTCTTTTTTGATTTTGGTGAATCAAGAAATGCAATAATCCCTCGTTTAAATAATTGACATTTTTTTCGATTAAATCGTAACCAATAAGCGCTATTTTTTTGTTTTTCAAGCTGGAAAGAGTTGTAGCAATTTGATACGCTTTTGATGTTGTAATAAATATGCCTTTTAAATGCGGATTTTCTTCAAGGAAATTTAAAAACTTGCTTTCAACATTTGGATGTTTTAGTTTTAAAGTTGTTAGAGAAAAGTTATTCAATTTCTTTTCTTCAAAATAACTTCTGAAACCTTTTTCCTTTTCCTGCATGTGAACCGCATTTTTCAAGCTTTCATCAATATGAACAATTGCAATTTGACCTTCGGATAAAATTAAGTTCATTAAGCTAGCAGCAACTCGGCCGCTTTTGTAAAGATCCTGGCCAACAAAACATTTCACGATATTAGACTCAATCTGATTATTGAAGGTATTGACAATAATATTAGATTCTTCATAAACTTTAACAGCCTCAATCGTCTCTTTATGAAATACGGGAGCAATTAAAACCGCATCGGGTTCAACACTTAAAACTTTATCATTAGCATTTACAAACGATTTTTTGCTTTCTGGATTAAAATACTGAATCGTAATATTGACGCTGTAAGGTTTAAATTCCTTTACAGCATCTTGAATTCCGTTTACACAAGGAAGCCAGTACGAATCTATTTCAGGATCAGGGAGTAAAACACAGATTTTATAAATCTTGGTATTTTTTAAATTTCGTGCAATTAAATTAGGCTCATAATCAATAACATTTAAGACCTCATTAATTTTTTCCAGCGCCGCAGGAGAAACTTTTCCTCTATTATGCAAAACTCTGTCGACAGTTCCTTTAGAAACTCCGGCCATTTGCGCAATGTCTTTAATAGTATATTTTTTATCCATATAAGCAAATATATAAATAACATTTAATTTTTCGGAATATACTTTGGATGAATTTTAAAAATGTGCTCGAGAACATTTTTTAGTGTGTTCGAGCACATTTTTTCTGGATTTATTTGTTTTATCAAAATATAATCTATAGTTTCGTACAATCAAAACCCAAAATCAGAATAAATTTAATAATCAAAATTTACTTTAAAACGTTGTTTTTTAGTATTTTAATATCTTGTTTTTAATGAAGAAAATTACAGCTTCAGCGCCAGGGAGAACCTGTCTTTTTGGAGATCATCAAGATTACTTAGGACTTCCTGTTATAGCTTGCGCCATAGATAGAAATATTAAGCTAATTGCCAAAGAAAATCAGACCGATACATTTGTGCTCAATATGATTGATATAGACGAAATTCGGATCATAGATATTCATGCCACATTCGAAAAATTAGAAGCACGCGATTATTTTGCTTCAGCGCTTCGTGTTTTACGCAGATATGGTTGCATTCCAACATCAGGTTATACAATAACTATTACCGGAGATATTCCAATAAATTCAGGAACATCTAGTTCTTCGGCATTATTAATGGCTTGGATTCGTTTTTTAATTGAAGCTTTTGGAATTAATCAAGAAGTAACGCCAGATTTCCTTTCGAAATTAGGTTATGAATCTGAAGTTTTAGAACACGGAGAACCTGGCGGAATGATGGATCATTTTAGCATTGGCGTAGGTAATATAGTTTACATTAATACCAAAAAACCATTCTCTTTTGATGTAATAGGAACAGAATTAAAAGGTTTGATAACTGGAGTTTCTGGAGTTCCAAAAGAGACAATCGGTTTAATCGGCGAATTAAAAGGTAATGCTTTAATGGCAATTGATATTGTAAAACAAAATTATCCCGAATTTGATTTGAATGCTTCAGAAATTGAAGATTTAAGTAAATATAGAAATTGTCTTCCAGATCGTTTGATTCCTTATTTTGAAGCCGCTATCAAAAATTACTATTATACAAAAGAAGCATTAAAAGAATTTGAAAAACCAGTTTTAGATCTTAAAAAAATTGGCTCCTTAATGAATGGTCATCATGAAATTTTGCGAGATCTTCTCAAAATAACAGTTCCGAGAATAGACGCAATGATCAATGCGGCTCTAAAAGCGGGCGCGTACGGTGCTAAAATTGTGGGCTCTGGCGGAGGTGGAAGTATTGTAGTTATTGCGGATCCTGAAAAAGAAGATTCGGTTATAAAAGCAATTTTAAATGCTGGAGCAGAAGAAGCTTATGTAGTTAATGTAGATCCTGGAGTACGAATTATTGATAATATTGAAATTTAAAATAAAATGCACAACAACTTAGTAATTCTAGCCGGCGGAGCTTCTTCTCGTATGAAAAAAGAAGCGGTTTTAGATAATTTGACTCCAGAAGAAATTGCTCAGGCAAACGAAAGAAGTAAAGGTTTAATTGGTGTCGGCGCAAGCGGAAGACCTCTTTTGGATTATCTTTTATGGAATACAAAAAAAGCTGGCTATAAAAACATCTATATTATAATAGGTGAACAAGGAGAATTGTTTAAAGAGTTTTATGGAAGTCAAATTAAAAATAATGACTTTCACGGACTGAACATTTCATTTGCAGTTCAATACATTCCTGAAGGTAGAGTAAAACCTTTTGGAACTGCTGATGCTTTATTTCAGGCGGTAGAACAATATCCAGAATTGAATTCGCAGTTTTACTCCGTTTGCAATAGTGATAATTTGTATTCAGCAGAAGCTTTGCGCGCATTAAGAGAAACAGAAAGTCCAAACGCATTTATTAGTTACGATCGTGATGCAATGGATTTTCCGCTGGAACGTATTTCTCGTTTTGCAATTGCAAAATTAGATCAGCATAATCAATTGCTGGATATATTAGAAAAACCTTCAGAAGATGTTTTGGAAGAATATAAAGATGCAGAAGGAAAAATACGCGTAAGTATGAATGCTTTTAAATTTAATGGCAAAACATTATATACACATTTAAAGAATTGTCCTATTCATCCAGAGCGCGATGAAAAGGAACTTCCGACAGTTCTTTTAAACTCCGTTAAAGAAAATCCGCAAACTACAGTCGGAATTCCGTTTTCTGAGCACGTTCCAGACCTTACAGCCAAAGAAGATATTGCCGACGTAAAAACATATTTGGCAAAATATTACCCTGATTTAAACTGGAATAGCAAAAATTAACAAAACTTTCATATCTAAATTAGAGATTAGGGAAATTTAATGTAGTACTTTTGTTTTGCAAAAAAAATGCAGATATTTGCATAAATTACGCAATCAATAATGTGAGAGTTGATTCTAATTTAGATTTTGAATTAAATAAATCTATAAACTAATCAACCAAAAATTATGACAAACATTCAAAGTACATTACAGGTAGAAAGAAAAAGTGCCATTGTTCCGATGGTCATTCTAACATTATTGTTTTTTATTCTAGGATTTGTAACCTGGCTAAACGGGCCGCTAATTCCGTTTTTTGAATTGGCTTGCGAATTGACTTCTTCTCAAGCTTATTTTGTAACCTTCGCGTTTTACATTGCTTATTTTGTAATGGCAATTCCTTCTTCTTATATTATTGAAAAAGTAGGATATAAAAACGGAATATCTTTAGGATTACTAATCATCGCCGCTGGTGCGTTTATGTTTTATCCAGCTGCATCTAGCCGAACTTTTCTTTTGTTTTTAATTGCATTATTTATAATGGGAACTGGTTTAGCAGTTCTGCAAACTGCTTCTAATCCGTATGTTGTGGTTATTGGACCGCGAGAAAGTGCTGCTGCAAGAATCAGTGTTTTAGGAATTGCAAATAAACTGGCTGGCTTTGTAGCGCCAATCGTGCTTACAGTTCTTGTTTTGTCTAATATGCAAGACTTTACCGCAGAAAAAATTGCTTTGATGGACGAAGCTTCAAAAAATACGGCGTTAAATTCTCTTGCTTTGCAATTACAAACACCGTATCTTTATATGGGGTTGATTATTACTGTTTTAGCTTTAATGGTGAAATTTTCTCCTTTACCAGAAATTGATTTGGATGAAGAAGGAAATGTATCGAATCTGAGTGTTTTTAAACAAATTAAAAATGCTTTCAGATATCCGCAATTGGTTTTAGGAGTAATTACTTTAATGTTGTATTTATCTGCAGAAGTTTTAGCTGGAGATTCGATCGGCGCTTTTGGAAAACAGTTGGGAGTTTATGGAGAAGATGGAAATTTCTATCTAAAAC encodes the following:
- a CDS encoding sugar phosphate nucleotidyltransferase, which translates into the protein MHNNLVILAGGASSRMKKEAVLDNLTPEEIAQANERSKGLIGVGASGRPLLDYLLWNTKKAGYKNIYIIIGEQGELFKEFYGSQIKNNDFHGLNISFAVQYIPEGRVKPFGTADALFQAVEQYPELNSQFYSVCNSDNLYSAEALRALRETESPNAFISYDRDAMDFPLERISRFAIAKLDQHNQLLDILEKPSEDVLEEYKDAEGKIRVSMNAFKFNGKTLYTHLKNCPIHPERDEKELPTVLLNSVKENPQTTVGIPFSEHVPDLTAKEDIADVKTYLAKYYPDLNWNSKN
- a CDS encoding sugar MFS transporter → MTNIQSTLQVERKSAIVPMVILTLLFFILGFVTWLNGPLIPFFELACELTSSQAYFVTFAFYIAYFVMAIPSSYIIEKVGYKNGISLGLLIIAAGAFMFYPAASSRTFLLFLIALFIMGTGLAVLQTASNPYVVVIGPRESAAARISVLGIANKLAGFVAPIVLTVLVLSNMQDFTAEKIALMDEASKNTALNSLALQLQTPYLYMGLIITVLALMVKFSPLPEIDLDEEGNVSNLSVFKQIKNAFRYPQLVLGVITLMLYLSAEVLAGDSIGAFGKQLGVYGEDGNFYLKLTSFTMSAMVIGYVLGIVLIPKYVSQVKALKVSGVLGIILVLAIVLISPKIMVAVPGTPNIPLVILLVALLGLANALCWPAIWPMALQDLGGYTKIGSAILIMGIIGGAVFPLFYGMITESINSSLVAKNMQNVSKSGNQIAYLMLLPSYIMILFYAVKGHKYRKW
- a CDS encoding sugar-binding protein gives rise to the protein MSSDLKAYKVNLVKQNENVNIENLDSDFWEKANCLTDFCSAWKTDPFSKIEFRARWNSDYLYFNFQVFDSEIYIDRKDNSTDSICNSDRVELFFRKDEKMSPYYCLEMDVDTRILDFEAYPNWNFDYDWKWPKGHLEIYSFKNANSFTVQGKISMASLKELDLIQNNIIEVGVYRAKFSKNENLEYEPTWISWVNPKTEQPNFHIASSFGKFILED
- a CDS encoding mevalonate kinase family protein, whose amino-acid sequence is MKKITASAPGRTCLFGDHQDYLGLPVIACAIDRNIKLIAKENQTDTFVLNMIDIDEIRIIDIHATFEKLEARDYFASALRVLRRYGCIPTSGYTITITGDIPINSGTSSSSALLMAWIRFLIEAFGINQEVTPDFLSKLGYESEVLEHGEPGGMMDHFSIGVGNIVYINTKKPFSFDVIGTELKGLITGVSGVPKETIGLIGELKGNALMAIDIVKQNYPEFDLNASEIEDLSKYRNCLPDRLIPYFEAAIKNYYYTKEALKEFEKPVLDLKKIGSLMNGHHEILRDLLKITVPRIDAMINAALKAGAYGAKIVGSGGGGSIVVIADPEKEDSVIKAILNAGAEEAYVVNVDPGVRIIDNIEI
- a CDS encoding LacI family DNA-binding transcriptional regulator — its product is MDKKYTIKDIAQMAGVSKGTVDRVLHNRGKVSPAALEKINEVLNVIDYEPNLIARNLKNTKIYKICVLLPDPEIDSYWLPCVNGIQDAVKEFKPYSVNITIQYFNPESKKSFVNANDKVLSVEPDAVLIAPVFHKETIEAVKVYEESNIIVNTFNNQIESNIVKCFVGQDLYKSGRVAASLMNLILSEGQIAIVHIDESLKNAVHMQEKEKGFRSYFEEKKLNNFSLTTLKLKHPNVESKFLNFLEENPHLKGIFITTSKAYQIATTLSSLKNKKIALIGYDLIEKNVNYLNEGLLHFLIHQNQKRQAYLGVSTLAEHFLYSKEIPETILLPIDIINVENADFYLY